DNA from Metabacillus flavus:
TATGCGTCCACTGAATAAGCTCCTGTTCTGACAAAGATTTCGCCTCGCCAATCACAGCATTCTTCTTTATGGCCTTTGAAATCTTTTTGCGCTCGTCTAATTTTTCATATGGAGCTTGTACGATTAAAACAGTATAAGGTGCGGGTTCCTTAAGATATTGTTCAAGTCTCTCTGTATTGTGCTCTATTTTCTCTTTTTTCTTTTCTCCAGTCAGAAATGAAGGATTCTTAAGGAGAACCACTCTTTTTTCTCCCATAAAAGGAAGGGTTTCTGCATCTTCAATAGCCGTTTCGACTGCTGTCTCTTCCATATCATAAATAGAGAGGTTAAAATCCTTTTCTTCTTCTTGAAGGGCGGCGGCAATCAATTTCTTCACCGATTGTTCCAATAGATACGTTTCTGTTCCGATCAGCAAATAGACCGGAGACAGATTTTTAGTGTTTATCTGCTTCCAAAACTGCAGCACATTGATCCAGCTCCTATGTAAAAAAACTCTACACTCATCGTAAAGAGTTTCCTTCTGTTTGGCAAGGTGAAGCCCGCCAAATCTTTTATGAAACGGAGGAGGGAGAATCCCCTCCATCCATATATGATAAACGTCCTTTTGCAGGTCCCGGGTTCATTCTGCAAAAAAACGATGCCGCAGCTTCTTCTTTATTTTGTGTGTAAAGCAGCATAGTATCGCTGTTAAGATCTTCTATTCTTATACAAGCGCAGGATGGATTTTTTTTCTAGTTTCCCTTATACTAATGAGGAAACAGGAGGGGTAAATGTGAATGAATTTGAGAAAAATGTGCAGAGTAAACGTAATGACGCTGTAGATTCAGGAGTTGGTTTTGCTGTTTCCTTCGGATTTTTTGCAACCCTTTTCATTATTGCAACGGTCATCAAACTCGTTGCATCCTGACGTTATATGCGGAAGTAATTCTGATGGGAGAGACTGGCGTTCAGTCTCTATTTTTTTTATTTTTGCTGCCCGGGTTTACTACATCGTATGGCGGATGGGTTCTAAAGGTTCCTGTTTCCCCGTTAAAAAGGAATTGAATGGTCCCTTCTGTATCCGTTCTGAGCGTCTCCACTCCTTTCTCCTTCAGCCTTGTTAGTATTTCCTGATGGGGGTGGCCATATCTGTTTTTCCTTCCCGCTGATATAATCGCAGCGGATGGCTGAACCCTTTCCATCATATCAGCAGATGTAGAAAATTTACTGCCATGGTGGCCTGCCTTTAAAACATCTGCTTTCAAATACTGATGCGTATTAACCAATGCGGCCTCTCCTTCCTTTTCCAAATCCCCTGTTAGAAGCCACCATTTCCCACCCAAATTAAATCGCAGGACGAGCGAATCTTCATTTTTGCTATCACTCCACTTTAAAGGCCAAAGGACCTGAAATTGGATTCCGTTTTTTCTAATGATCTGCTGCCCTCTGGCCGTTTTTACTGCAGCTCCTCTTTGGATGGTTTCTGCAATAAGTTTTCGATCGGTTTGATCACGGACAAATCCTTCCGGTACGATGAGTTCCGCTATACTGATTTTATTCAGAATATGTAAATATTCGCCCGTATGATCCTGATCTGCATGGCTAAGAAACACTGCATCAAAGTGTGATATTCCTTTTGATGACAAATAAGGAAGAAGCGTGTAATCTGAAAGCGGTTTTTTCTCTCTCTGCTGCTTCCATTCTGCATTCTCTTCGTGAAATACGAATTTCCCTCCGGTATCGATTAAGTACGTTCCCTTTTTATACGGCAGTTCAATGACAATGCAATCGCCTTGTCCTACATCCAGAAACGTTATAGAACCATTAGGATCTGTGAAGGGAAGAATGAGATCAATAATGAGCAGCCCCGCTATAATTGAAATAGCACCTATCGTTTTTTTTATCCCTTTTTCCATCGACCAAAAACAATAGATGACTCCTGCCGTATAACAAAGGAGGAGTAGACTTGGGGGTTTTCCAAGTTTAAGAAGAAAGGGATCCGCAGCAGAAATGAATTCGGTCATTCTGTTGGTCCAATCTATCATCCAATTGGCAATCCGGATTCCGCCTTCCCAAAACGGGATTTGCATGGAGGCCATAAGAAAAGAAATCAAGGACAAAGGCATAAGAATGAATGAATACAATGGAACATAGCAAGTATTGACGAGCAAACTGAGGAGGGAAATTTCCCAAAAAGAAGATAAAATGAGAGGCATTGTGGAAAGCACCGAAAGAAAGGTGAGAATCAGATTCTGTAGATGAATTCTTCCGCGGTGCTTATTAAATACTGCAGCAGACATTAAGAGACAAAAACTTATAATGAACGTGAGCTGAAATCCGGCTTGAAATAAGTGCATGGGGCTTGACGCGAGCCAAATAATAAATAGGAGCGATAACAGCTTTAGCGGATGAACCGGCCATTTCATAAGAAGAAATAGCAAATATAGCTCTGCTGCCAAAACCGCTCTTATCACTGAGGGAGAGCCCCCTGCTATGATCAAATAGGAAGGCAGAAGAAAGAATAGCAAGAGGGCAGAAGTTTCTCTGCTCAACCCTATTCTCATCATCAGAAACCTCCCTGCTGCGGCAATCAAAGCAACCTGCATTCCCGAGATAGCCAGGAGATGAATGAGGCCGATTCTTTGATACGCCTTTTCTGTATCCTGGTCAATCCATTCCCGCTCTCCAAATATAAGAGCCTGTACAATTCCTGCTGATTCAGGCGGGAAAGACCTCAGGATGAATAACAGCCCTTCAGATCTCCATTTAAGCAGCGCAGCT
Protein-coding regions in this window:
- a CDS encoding YqzM family protein, which encodes MNEFEKNVQSKRNDAVDSGVGFAVSFGFFATLFIIATVIKLVAS
- a CDS encoding DNA internalization-related competence protein ComEC/Rec2, producing MNYVLSAAASVIAVISVQYSLEWAGILLVLGGCLLHASKNRARASVLAAAAFFIFLFLSSFHTHHSQSRLNEGAFTGRGMLTMHPVTDGDRFSARLRLDSHETIAIRLFIPNEAVKQKLQTIKGGMSCKVKGTLEYPLNPTIPNGFNYKEYLEAQSIHWILTASSVSDCLIGSTPEAALLKWRSEGLLFILRSFPPESAGIVQALIFGEREWIDQDTEKAYQRIGLIHLLAISGMQVALIAAAGRFLMMRIGLSRETSALLLFFLLPSYLIIAGGSPSVIRAVLAAELYLLFLLMKWPVHPLKLLSLLFIIWLASSPMHLFQAGFQLTFIISFCLLMSAAVFNKHRGRIHLQNLILTFLSVLSTMPLILSSFWEISLLSLLVNTCYVPLYSFILMPLSLISFLMASMQIPFWEGGIRIANWMIDWTNRMTEFISAADPFLLKLGKPPSLLLLCYTAGVIYCFWSMEKGIKKTIGAISIIAGLLIIDLILPFTDPNGSITFLDVGQGDCIVIELPYKKGTYLIDTGGKFVFHEENAEWKQQREKKPLSDYTLLPYLSSKGISHFDAVFLSHADQDHTGEYLHILNKISIAELIVPEGFVRDQTDRKLIAETIQRGAAVKTARGQQIIRKNGIQFQVLWPLKWSDSKNEDSLVLRFNLGGKWWLLTGDLEKEGEAALVNTHQYLKADVLKAGHHGSKFSTSADMMERVQPSAAIISAGRKNRYGHPHQEILTRLKEKGVETLRTDTEGTIQFLFNGETGTFRTHPPYDVVNPGSKNKKNRD